The following proteins come from a genomic window of Nitrospira sp.:
- a CDS encoding SDR family oxidoreductase — MDHMTEQVALVTGGAKGIGRGIALDLASRGWNIAFCYRTSEAEAKTTAQDITQQGGRALALQCDVSDPVAAKHMVAQVEKEWGRIDVLINGAGPYHRVSLFDETVEGWNEMFDGNLHPIFYLAHAVAPGMKARKAGRIVSFSMANADQMEAQPDVTAHYIAKAGVLILTRTLAKLLAPYGITVNAISPGFIDSGSAPPHELAAMIKRIPAGYIGTVDDTVAAVRYLLSEDARYVNGANIQISGGWGI, encoded by the coding sequence ATGGACCATATGACAGAACAAGTCGCACTTGTCACCGGCGGAGCTAAAGGTATAGGACGGGGTATCGCCCTTGATCTCGCTTCACGGGGATGGAACATTGCCTTTTGCTACAGAACCAGCGAAGCCGAGGCCAAGACCACCGCGCAGGACATTACGCAGCAAGGAGGACGAGCGCTGGCGCTCCAATGTGATGTGTCCGATCCGGTGGCAGCCAAGCACATGGTCGCACAAGTTGAAAAAGAATGGGGCCGAATCGATGTCCTGATCAATGGTGCCGGCCCCTATCATCGCGTGAGCCTGTTCGACGAAACCGTCGAGGGCTGGAACGAAATGTTCGACGGCAACTTGCATCCTATTTTCTATCTCGCTCACGCCGTCGCGCCGGGCATGAAGGCCCGCAAGGCCGGTCGCATCGTGAGCTTCAGCATGGCCAATGCGGATCAGATGGAGGCGCAGCCGGATGTGACCGCACACTATATCGCCAAGGCCGGAGTGCTCATCCTGACACGCACATTAGCCAAGCTTTTGGCACCGTACGGCATCACCGTGAACGCTATTTCACCCGGCTTCATCGATTCAGGCAGTGCGCCGCCGCACGAACTCGCCGCCATGATCAAACGTATTCCCGCCGGATACATTGGAACGGTGGACGATACCGTTGCAGCTGTTCGTTATCTGCTGAGTGAAGACGCCCGGTACGTGAACGGAGCCAATATTCAAATCAGCGGAGGATGGGGAATATGA
- a CDS encoding Glycosyl transferase, group 2 family, translating into MTASMTTISVIMPTLHEEQIIGQILSCLPTAEVREAPLKTILLMWTLRFLYWIGVSPHRLKDFYTAVR; encoded by the coding sequence ATGACCGCTTCGATGACGACAATCTCCGTCATCATGCCGACGCTGCATGAAGAGCAGATCATTGGGCAAATACTCTCATGTCTACCGACGGCTGAAGTCCGCGAAGCCCCCTTGAAGACCATCCTTTTGATGTGGACTCTTCGATTCTTGTATTGGATCGGGGTGAGTCCCCATCGTCTCAAGGATTTCTATACGGCCGTGCGATAG
- a CDS encoding putative outermembrane protein, producing MSFLHFIRVNVSASIVLAATISTAGAESVSNEYLAQLIQQATKISLADEREWHLLLHYRKGLFGGYESEQDDPGFFLSPDGKTNPAAELNATLTKFFSDEPVGSTRQPAQCAFIARYHWLKERLQFDSARLPSRSCERFDRWYEDFEAQSISLIFPSAFLNNPASMFGHTLFRVDQKGQTEQTRILAYTVNYAAQVPPDAGLAFPIKGIFGIYKGYFSTIPYYLKVQEYRDIENRDIWEYRLNLTEHQLRRFLMHAWELGNAYFDYFFFKENCSYHLMALLDYADPGLHLTDEFVLWTVPADTVRLISSKPGLVSDIAYRPSRSTVIKRKRESLPAEERDLAHRITQDPDETSSALFTRLPLSKQAFVLDLASDYLRYRIETTDSPKPEWKERNKAVLAARSRLRIPSAEFAVRPFAKQPELGHDTSRAAVGGGWRNNDTFEEVSVRAGYHDLLDPEIGYTPGAQIEMASITVRHYNNAGQTRVERATLLNLLSLSPIDSVFHAPSWKVNIGMNTIRHHTCQLCSNGFLNAGIGGAKEFRLLKHEVLFAFAETEANVSKAYDEMHRIGGGGTVGMLADITERWKVMATGTYVKFPLGDKSDDFRWYVGSRFTLARNWTVRLEYNHRDRDNDVMFSVQAFF from the coding sequence ATGTCGTTTCTCCATTTTATCCGAGTCAACGTATCCGCATCGATTGTTCTTGCAGCGACGATCTCTACGGCAGGGGCTGAGTCGGTTTCTAATGAGTACCTCGCTCAGCTCATTCAACAGGCTACAAAGATCAGCCTGGCCGATGAGCGTGAATGGCATCTGTTGTTGCACTATCGAAAGGGGCTCTTCGGCGGATATGAAAGCGAACAGGACGATCCCGGTTTTTTCTTGTCTCCCGATGGGAAGACGAATCCGGCTGCCGAGCTCAATGCAACCCTGACAAAATTTTTCTCCGACGAACCGGTCGGTTCCACTCGACAGCCGGCTCAATGCGCCTTCATCGCTCGGTATCACTGGCTGAAAGAGCGACTGCAGTTTGATTCGGCCCGGCTTCCATCGCGCTCCTGCGAACGGTTTGATCGGTGGTACGAGGATTTCGAGGCCCAATCGATCTCGCTGATCTTTCCTTCAGCCTTTCTGAACAACCCGGCCTCCATGTTCGGCCATACCTTGTTTCGTGTCGATCAAAAAGGACAGACCGAACAGACACGCATCCTTGCCTATACCGTCAACTATGCCGCGCAGGTGCCCCCCGATGCCGGTCTCGCTTTCCCGATAAAGGGCATCTTTGGAATCTATAAAGGATACTTTTCGACGATTCCCTATTATCTGAAGGTTCAGGAATATCGGGACATCGAGAACCGGGATATTTGGGAGTATCGCTTGAATCTCACCGAACATCAGTTGCGTCGATTTTTGATGCATGCATGGGAGCTCGGGAATGCGTATTTTGACTATTTTTTCTTCAAGGAGAACTGCTCGTACCATCTTATGGCGCTGTTGGATTATGCCGATCCCGGTTTGCACTTGACGGATGAGTTCGTTCTTTGGACCGTTCCGGCCGATACGGTCCGCTTGATTTCGTCAAAGCCGGGGCTGGTCTCCGATATCGCGTACCGACCGTCCCGCAGCACGGTCATCAAGCGCAAGCGGGAATCGTTGCCTGCCGAAGAACGGGATCTGGCTCATCGGATCACGCAAGATCCTGATGAGACGAGCTCGGCGCTGTTTACCCGACTCCCTCTCTCCAAACAAGCATTCGTCCTTGATCTGGCTTCGGACTATTTGCGCTATCGGATCGAGACGACCGATTCTCCAAAACCTGAATGGAAAGAGCGCAACAAGGCGGTTCTGGCCGCCCGCAGTCGGCTTCGCATCCCATCGGCGGAGTTCGCGGTTCGCCCCTTCGCCAAGCAACCGGAGCTGGGCCACGATACGTCACGCGCGGCTGTCGGAGGCGGTTGGCGCAACAATGACACCTTCGAGGAGGTTTCTGTGCGGGCCGGGTACCACGATTTGCTGGACCCCGAGATCGGCTATACGCCCGGCGCCCAAATCGAAATGGCCTCCATTACGGTTCGACATTACAATAATGCCGGGCAGACTCGCGTGGAACGGGCTACGCTGTTGAATCTCCTCTCGCTCTCGCCGATCGACTCCGTCTTTCATGCCCCCTCCTGGAAGGTCAACATCGGCATGAACACGATTCGCCATCATACGTGTCAACTCTGCAGCAACGGTTTTCTCAACGCCGGGATCGGCGGCGCGAAGGAGTTTCGGTTGCTGAAGCACGAGGTCCTGTTCGCCTTCGCGGAAACTGAAGCGAACGTCAGCAAAGCTTATGATGAGATGCACCGAATCGGCGGCGGCGGAACGGTCGGGATGTTGGCCGATATCACCGAGCGCTGGAAAGTGATGGCGACGGGAACGTATGTGAAATTTCCATTGGGAGACAAGTCGGACGATTTTCGGTGGTACGTGGGGTCGCGCTTCACATTAGCCAGGAATTGGACGGTCCGGTTGGAGTACAACCATCGCGATCGCGACAACGATGTCATGTTCAGCGTACAGGCGTTTTTCTGA
- a CDS encoding Deoxycytidine triphosphate deaminase, with amino-acid sequence MTIHSPRSGILPYQDIKRLIASRAISASPTVEERQIQPASLDLRLGHKAYRLISSFLPELSAISSRLNVLDFYQSDLVMYEIDLTDGAILEKGHVYLVPLLEQLALPKTIRARANPKSTTGRLDVFTRVVTDLTSGFDEIRAGYRGRLFLEVVPRSFAVKVRTGQSLNQIRFVCGEATVPDQALQRLHRNTPVLYHNTTSHKIVGSRDFRVDRGLFLRIDLIGTDRSDSRVIGYRAKKNSHVIDLEKVGHYAAADFWEPLHRHRHDSLLLEPEEFYILASKERIRVPAGYAAEMVAYEAACGELRTHYAGFFDPGFGYGSKGEIKGTQVVLEVRPHDVPFLIHDGQTFFKVVYDKMMGTPRQLYGSVLGSSYQQQTLTLSKHFKV; translated from the coding sequence GTGACCATTCATTCGCCCCGATCGGGCATTCTGCCTTATCAGGACATCAAGCGCTTGATCGCAAGCCGAGCCATCAGCGCCTCGCCGACAGTCGAAGAGCGGCAGATCCAGCCGGCCAGTCTCGACCTCCGTCTCGGTCACAAAGCCTATCGGCTGATCAGCAGTTTCTTGCCGGAACTGTCGGCCATCTCCTCACGACTGAACGTGCTGGATTTTTACCAGTCGGATCTCGTGATGTACGAGATAGATCTGACCGACGGGGCGATTCTGGAAAAGGGCCATGTGTATCTCGTTCCATTGCTGGAACAACTCGCCCTTCCGAAGACGATCCGCGCACGGGCGAATCCAAAGAGCACGACAGGACGTCTGGATGTCTTCACCCGCGTGGTGACGGATCTTACATCCGGCTTCGACGAAATCCGGGCCGGCTATCGAGGCCGGCTCTTCCTGGAGGTCGTCCCACGCTCGTTTGCCGTCAAAGTGCGCACGGGGCAGTCGCTGAACCAAATCCGGTTCGTGTGCGGCGAGGCCACGGTGCCGGACCAAGCGCTTCAGAGGCTGCATCGAAACACGCCGGTGCTGTATCACAATACGACATCCCATAAAATCGTCGGGAGCCGAGACTTTCGTGTCGATCGCGGATTATTCCTCCGCATCGATCTCATCGGCACGGATCGGAGCGATTCTCGTGTGATCGGTTACCGTGCAAAGAAAAACAGCCACGTCATCGATCTCGAAAAAGTCGGCCATTATGCTGCAGCCGATTTTTGGGAACCGCTCCATCGCCATCGCCACGATAGCTTGTTATTGGAACCTGAAGAGTTTTATATCCTGGCCTCGAAGGAGCGCATTCGTGTGCCGGCCGGCTATGCCGCCGAAATGGTGGCCTACGAAGCGGCCTGTGGAGAGCTCCGAACTCACTATGCCGGCTTTTTCGACCCTGGATTCGGCTATGGATCCAAGGGGGAGATCAAGGGCACACAAGTTGTACTGGAAGTTCGTCCGCATGACGTGCCATTCTTGATCCATGATGGACAGACCTTTTTCAAGGTCGTCTATGACAAGATGATGGGGACGCCGAGGCAACTCTATGGGTCCGTGCTGGGATCATCCTATCAGCAACAAACCTTGACGCTCAGTAAACATTTTAAAGTCTAG
- a CDS encoding Hydrolase, alpha/beta fold family → MKRFRYPPSVSFLDQFFVYHPEPWQERDWARLSGLPLEDVWFQAADGVQLFGWYAEAAADRPVTLWCHGNAGNIINRLENLKFLYQIGVSVFLFDYRGYGKSQNVRPSEKGLYQDAYGAYDYLTRTRKVRPERIVMFGRSLGASVAGELAVQRPAAALILESSFPSIEAVAKSHYGGFPAHWFLGAEFRLVDRLPALSLPKLIIHGDQDDIIPIELGRQVFDAAKSPKEWYVIQGADHNNTYVMGGGAYFRRLGEFMRKALAAY, encoded by the coding sequence TTGAAACGGTTCCGCTATCCTCCCTCGGTGAGTTTCCTCGACCAATTCTTCGTCTATCATCCGGAACCGTGGCAAGAACGAGACTGGGCAAGGCTGAGCGGCTTGCCGCTGGAAGACGTGTGGTTCCAGGCTGCCGATGGTGTTCAATTGTTCGGCTGGTATGCCGAGGCGGCGGCTGATCGCCCGGTCACCCTGTGGTGCCATGGCAATGCGGGCAATATCATCAACCGTCTTGAGAATTTGAAGTTTTTGTACCAGATAGGGGTATCGGTCTTTTTGTTCGACTATCGGGGATATGGAAAGAGCCAGAATGTCCGTCCCAGTGAGAAAGGGCTCTACCAAGATGCATACGGGGCCTACGACTATCTCACTCGAACCAGAAAGGTTCGTCCCGAACGAATCGTCATGTTCGGGCGGTCACTCGGGGCTTCCGTGGCGGGTGAACTTGCGGTGCAACGACCTGCCGCGGCTCTGATTCTTGAATCGTCGTTTCCTTCCATCGAGGCAGTCGCCAAATCGCATTATGGCGGCTTTCCGGCCCATTGGTTCCTTGGAGCAGAATTTCGATTGGTCGATCGGCTGCCGGCTCTCTCGCTGCCGAAACTCATCATTCACGGAGACCAGGACGACATTATCCCCATCGAACTGGGACGCCAAGTTTTCGATGCGGCCAAATCGCCGAAGGAATGGTATGTGATTCAAGGGGCTGACCATAACAACACCTATGTGATGGGCGGCGGCGCCTACTTCCGTCGACTCGGGGAGTTCATGCGGAAGGCGCTCGCCGCATACTGA
- a CDS encoding Glycosyltransferase, with translation MGDPKHSTHHSARFDRSARRALSTALVIFAKAPIPGQVKTHLCPPLTPDEAATLHGTFVLDMLERTKAAIAKLKLPLDRYLACAPSAAHVFFKIMEERQGVKLIDQVGDDLGARMNQAFETLFAQGYRRVLLIGTDVPTLPLDHFKQAIASLENHDLVLGPACDGGCYLIGLRRTAPELFADIPWSTDQVLRLTQENAARIGLTVSLIQPWRDIDTLADLEALIEAGNTEAQKPQHDRVFSSRTAGVLDTLAKRLRTRA, from the coding sequence ATGGGCGACCCGAAACACAGCACTCACCACTCAGCCCGCTTCGACCGCTCAGCGAGGCGAGCACTCAGCACTGCGTTGGTGATCTTCGCCAAGGCGCCGATCCCGGGTCAGGTGAAGACACATCTCTGTCCGCCGTTGACTCCCGACGAAGCGGCCACGCTCCATGGCACCTTCGTGCTCGATATGTTGGAGAGAACAAAGGCGGCGATCGCCAAACTAAAACTGCCGCTCGATCGATATCTGGCCTGCGCCCCGTCAGCCGCACATGTTTTCTTCAAGATCATGGAAGAGCGGCAGGGTGTGAAGCTGATCGATCAAGTCGGCGATGATCTCGGCGCGCGCATGAACCAGGCATTTGAAACGCTCTTCGCGCAAGGATACAGACGCGTGTTACTCATCGGGACGGATGTGCCGACGCTTCCGCTCGACCATTTCAAACAGGCCATCGCCTCGCTGGAGAATCACGATCTTGTGCTCGGACCGGCTTGTGATGGAGGCTGTTATCTGATCGGCCTCAGGCGGACGGCGCCGGAACTCTTCGCCGACATTCCTTGGTCAACGGATCAAGTGCTCAGGCTCACACAGGAGAACGCAGCCCGGATCGGACTCACGGTTTCCTTGATTCAACCATGGCGGGACATCGATACCTTGGCCGATCTTGAAGCCCTCATTGAAGCCGGCAACACCGAGGCCCAGAAGCCTCAGCATGATCGGGTCTTTTCAAGTCGCACGGCCGGCGTGCTGGACACTCTCGCTAAACGATTGCGAACGAGAGCATAA
- a CDS encoding Lysine 2,3-aminomutase yields the protein MEDWRQVLAQSIVKPKDLAERFGLDEKEIEAIVGPYPMRITPTVLETIKSKDDAIWKQVVPDTAELDDIAADEDPLEEDLMSPVPHLVHRYPDRVLLMVTNQCPIYCRFCTRKRLVGKPGFLKKGELDRAIQYLREHTEVRDVILSGGDPLLLPDHLLERVLKALRTIPHLELIRIGSRVPGSLPQRITSKLCDMMKTYHPIYMNLHFNHPDELTPAVKAACGMLADAGIPLGAQTVLLKGVNDDPDIMKRLVHQLLLARVKPYYLYQADLTKGTNHFRTTVETGLNVIKALQGHTSGMAVPHFVIDAPGGGGKIPLLPDNYVIHLDEDGAVLRNYEDKTFHYPQPKSDNRRELPMIGGLSSPDDSEEAYAACSDSYPDRDGYAAWGNSCGGDADDL from the coding sequence ATGGAAGACTGGAGACAAGTCCTGGCTCAGAGCATCGTGAAGCCCAAGGACTTGGCCGAACGATTCGGCCTCGATGAGAAAGAGATTGAAGCGATCGTCGGCCCTTACCCTATGCGGATCACCCCGACGGTACTTGAAACCATCAAATCGAAGGATGACGCGATCTGGAAACAGGTCGTCCCCGATACCGCAGAGTTGGACGACATTGCGGCCGACGAGGATCCTCTTGAAGAAGATCTCATGAGCCCGGTGCCGCACCTCGTTCATCGGTACCCGGACCGGGTGCTGCTCATGGTGACGAATCAATGTCCGATCTATTGCCGGTTTTGTACCAGGAAGCGACTGGTGGGGAAGCCCGGCTTCCTCAAGAAAGGCGAGCTGGACCGAGCCATTCAGTACCTTCGCGAGCACACAGAGGTGCGCGATGTCATCCTTTCGGGAGGGGATCCGCTGCTGCTTCCCGACCATCTCCTCGAACGTGTGTTGAAGGCGCTTCGAACGATCCCACACTTGGAACTCATACGGATCGGCTCGCGGGTCCCCGGGTCGTTGCCGCAACGCATCACGTCCAAACTCTGTGACATGATGAAAACGTACCATCCCATTTACATGAACCTGCATTTCAATCACCCGGACGAGCTGACACCGGCGGTGAAAGCCGCCTGCGGCATGCTCGCGGATGCCGGCATTCCCCTAGGCGCTCAAACCGTTCTCCTCAAAGGCGTGAACGACGATCCGGACATCATGAAACGCCTCGTCCATCAGCTGCTCCTCGCGCGGGTAAAGCCCTACTATCTGTATCAGGCCGACTTGACCAAAGGAACGAATCATTTCCGGACGACCGTCGAAACAGGTCTGAACGTCATTAAAGCTCTCCAGGGCCATACAAGTGGAATGGCCGTGCCCCATTTCGTGATCGATGCGCCGGGCGGCGGCGGCAAGATTCCCCTGCTGCCCGACAACTACGTGATCCATCTGGACGAGGACGGCGCGGTCCTCCGGAATTATGAGGACAAGACATTCCACTATCCTCAGCCGAAGTCTGATAATCGGCGGGAGCTTCCGATGATTGGTGGACTCTCCTCGCCGGATGACTCCGAAGAAGCCTATGCGGCTTGCAGCGACAGCTATCCTGATCGCGACGGCTATGCCGCCTGGGGTAACAGCTGCGGCGGAGACGCGGACGACCTGTGA